The Salvelinus fontinalis isolate EN_2023a chromosome 39, ASM2944872v1, whole genome shotgun sequence genome has a window encoding:
- the bcat1 gene encoding branched-chain-amino-acid aminotransferase, cytosolic, with protein MASSTAVPSSAANTPSLKGSGKEVSTSNGMEDSVHSFKAADLVIELSQTHKAKPDLTNLVFGTVFSDHMLTIEWTSNGGWQKPHIKPFGNLSLHPACSAMHYAVQLFEGMKAYRDADDKVRLFRPMLNMNRMAKSAERACLPAFDRAELVECIRRLVQVDLEWVPKSDSASLYIRPTFLGTEPSLGVKKPSRALLYVILSPVGSYFSTGAKPVSLWADSKYIRAWRGGTGDCKMGGNYGASIYAQYEAVDYGCQQVLWLYGDDHQITEVGTMNMFLFWNNEHGEEELATPPLDGIILPGITRQSILELTRKWGEFKVCERYLTMADLRCALKEGRVKEMFGSGTACVVSPVGRILYQGENLHIPCQEDFSQLASRLMKELTDIQYGRTQSDWSVLV; from the exons ATGGCGAGTTCTACAGCCGTCCCCTCATCAGCAGCGAACACTCCATCTCTCAAG GGCTCTGGTAAAGAGGTATCCACCAGTAACGGCATGGAAGACAGCGTCCACAGCTTCAAG GCGGCTGACCTGGTCATTGAGCTGTCCCAGACCCACAAGGCCAAACCTGACCTGACCAATCTGGTGTTTGGAACTGTGTTCTCTGACCACATGTTGACCATAGAGTGGACCAGCAATGGAGGCTGGCAGAAGCCTCACATCAAGCCCTTTGGTAACCTGTCTCTCCACCCGGCCTGCTCAGCCATGCACTACGCTGTGCAG TTGTTTGAGGGTATGAAGGCATACCGAGATGCTGATGACAAAGTGCGTCTCTTCAGACCCATGCTCAACATGAACCGTATGGCCAAGTCTGCAGAGAGAGCCTGCCTGCCG GCCTTTGACAGGGCAGAGTTGGTAGAGTGTATCAGGAGGCTGGTACAGGTGGATCTGGAGTGGGTACCCAAGTCAGACTCGGCCAGTCTCTACATCCGACCCACTTTCCTGGGTACTGAG CCGTCTCTAGGAGTGAAGAAGCCGTCCCGTGCTCTGCTTTATGTGATCCTGAGTCCTGTTGGTTCCTATTTCAGTACAGGAGCtaagcctgtctctctctgggccGACTCCAAATACATAAGAGCCTGGAGAGGAGGGACTGGAGACTGTAAGATGGGAGG GAACTACGGAGCATCTATCTACGCCCAGTATGAAGCAGTGGATTATGGGTGCCAGCAGGTCCTCTGGCTGTACGGAGACGACCATCAAATCACAGAGGTCGGAACCATGAACATGTTCCTCTTCTGGAATAATGAGCATGGAG AGGAGGAGCTGGCAACGCCCCCTCTGGATGGAATAATCCTACCTGGGATCACGCGGCAAAGCATCCTGGAACTCACCAGGAAAtgg GGGGAGTTTAAGGTGTGTGAGCGGTACCTGACCATGGCAGACTTGCGCTGTGCTCTGAAAGAGGGCCGTGTTAAGGAGATGTTTGGCTCTGGTACTGCGTGTGTGGTCAGTCCTGTGGGACGCATACTCTACCAGGGAGAG aaccTACATATCCCCTGCCAGGAGGATTTCTCCCAGCTGGCCTCTAGACTGATGAAGGAGCTCACAGATATACAG TACGGCCGGACCCAGAGTGACTGGTCTGTCCTCGTGTAA